Proteins encoded together in one Entelurus aequoreus isolate RoL-2023_Sb linkage group LG20, RoL_Eaeq_v1.1, whole genome shotgun sequence window:
- the si:ch211-195b13.1 gene encoding STKc_SGK domain-containing protein isoform X3 produces the protein MFLTSQISLAEDTQIKPCDFDYLKIIGKGSFGKVLLARHKESTTYYAVKVLQKKIILKKKEQKHIMAERSVLMKNIKHPFLVGLHYSFQTTDKLYFVLDYVNGGELFYHLQRERIFLEPRARFYSAEIASALGYLHSLHIVYRDLKPENILLDSQGHIVLTDFGLCKEGLEDNGTTTTFCGTPEYLAPEVLQKQAYDRTVDWWCLGSVLYEMLYGLPPFYSRNTAEMYNNILHKAPVHKPNVSNAGREMLEGLLQKDRTKRLGVKDDFLELKYHSFFSPINWDDLMAKKITPPFIPSVSGPTDLRHFDTEFTHLPVSSSLCTDTLTVTGSVKEAAGAFPGFSYGPPEDHSFM, from the exons ATGTTCCTAACTTCGCAAATTTCCCTAGCTGAGGACACTCA GATCAAACCGTGTGACTTCGACTACCTCAAGATCATAGGCAAAGGCAGCTTCGGAAAG GTTCTGCTCGCACGACACAAGGAGTCCACGACATATTACGCCGTCAAAGTGCTACAGAAGAAAATTATCCTTAAGAAGAAAGAG CAAAAGCATATCATGGCTGAACGCAGTGTGCTGATGAAAAACATCAAACATCCTTTCCTAGTGGGGCTGCACTACTCCTTCCAGACTACTGACAAACTTTACTTTGTACTCGACTACGTTAACGGCGGAGAG CTCTTCTACCATCTTCAAAGAGAAAGGATCTTCTTGGAGCCCCGAGCCAGATTCTACTCTGCAGAAATTGCAAGTGCACTTGGCTACCTCCACTCCCTGCATATTGTCTACAG GGACCTGAAGCCTGAGAACATCCTGTTAGACTCCCAAGGCCACATAGTCCTGACTGACTTCGGTCTCTGCAAAGAGGGACTCGAAGATAACGGCACAACGACCACGTTCTGCGGGACGCCCGAG TATTTGGCTCCTGAGGTGCTCCAGAAGCAAGCCTATGACCGCACAGTTGACTGGTGGTGCCTGGGGTCGGTGCTCTACGAGATGCTCTACGGACTT CCTCCGTTCTACAGCCGCAACACAGCTGAGATGTACAACAACATCCTGCATAAGGCTCCCGTGCACAAACCCAACGTGTCCAATGCGGGCAGGGAGATGCTGGAGGGGCTCCTGCAGAAGGACCGCACCAAGAGGCTGGGGGTGAAGGATGACTTT CTCGAACTGAAGTACCATTCCTTTTTCTCGCCAATTAACTGGGATGACCTGATGGCCAAGAAGATCACGCCGCCCTTCATCCCCTCAGTG AGCGGCCCCACAGACCTACGCCACTTCGACACGGAGTTCACCCACCTGCCCGTGTCGTCCTCCCTGTGCACCGACACCCTGACGGTGACCGGCAGCGTCAAAGAAGCGGCAGGGGCGTTCCCGGGCTTTTCCTACGGGCCTCCGGAAGACCATTCCTTCATGTGA